One Mycolicibacterium pulveris genomic region harbors:
- the eccB gene encoding type VII secretion protein EccB, whose amino-acid sequence MARDPTTRLQLSGHRFLVRRMTHALVRGDVRMLDDPLRAQSLSLVAGCVLAVIVIAACAVLAFLGPKNELGAAPIAVVRESGALYVRIDDTMHPTFNLASARLIAGTADTPELVSASAVADAKTGALVGIPGAPHTVAPPLDESESDWTVCQDATATTTVLVGADVEHLDAGRSALVVAGGEGAAATYLLYDGVRARVDLRNPAVVRALRLDGVKPRIVSRVMLAAVPEVPELAVPVIANAGTAGPATLHRLAVGTVVRLPQADSTAYYVVLSDGVQRIGVAAADLIRFTYSAGRRDITTVEPGVIGSVPVVDDLPVGRFPDRGGVADEPVLCVRWKWSASTRSVEHRVLMGNSLPVADLDAVTSLANADDAGVGVDRVYLPRGRAAYVRATGVTGAGADAGTLYYVDGSGVVFGLHDDDAANRLGLSGAPVPAPWPVLASLPRGPGLSVAAASIVRDSLGPPS is encoded by the coding sequence ATGGCTCGGGACCCGACGACCAGACTGCAGCTCAGCGGCCACCGATTCCTGGTGCGGCGGATGACCCACGCCCTGGTCCGGGGCGATGTCCGGATGCTCGACGATCCGCTACGCGCACAGTCGCTTTCGCTGGTGGCCGGTTGCGTGCTGGCGGTCATCGTCATCGCCGCCTGCGCGGTCCTGGCGTTCCTCGGCCCCAAGAACGAGCTTGGCGCCGCACCGATCGCCGTCGTACGCGAGTCCGGCGCGCTGTACGTGCGGATCGACGACACCATGCATCCGACTTTCAACCTCGCCTCGGCCCGGCTCATCGCGGGCACGGCGGACACCCCGGAACTGGTCAGCGCATCCGCGGTCGCCGACGCGAAAACAGGTGCGCTGGTCGGCATTCCCGGCGCACCGCACACCGTGGCGCCGCCGCTCGATGAGTCGGAATCCGACTGGACCGTGTGCCAGGACGCCACGGCGACCACCACGGTGCTCGTCGGGGCCGACGTCGAGCACCTGGATGCCGGCCGCAGCGCGCTCGTCGTGGCCGGCGGAGAGGGCGCCGCCGCGACCTACCTGCTCTACGACGGGGTGCGGGCGCGGGTGGATCTGCGCAACCCCGCGGTGGTGCGTGCGCTTCGGCTCGACGGCGTGAAGCCGCGCATCGTCTCCCGGGTGATGCTCGCCGCGGTGCCGGAGGTTCCCGAACTCGCCGTTCCCGTCATCGCGAACGCGGGAACGGCGGGGCCGGCCACGCTGCACCGCCTTGCGGTGGGCACGGTGGTGCGGCTGCCACAGGCGGACTCGACCGCGTACTACGTCGTGCTCAGCGATGGGGTGCAGCGGATCGGCGTGGCCGCCGCCGACCTCATCCGGTTCACCTACTCCGCGGGTCGCCGCGATATCACCACCGTCGAGCCGGGCGTCATCGGGTCCGTGCCGGTGGTCGACGACCTCCCTGTCGGCCGGTTCCCCGATCGCGGGGGAGTGGCCGACGAACCGGTGTTGTGCGTGCGGTGGAAGTGGTCGGCTTCGACCCGATCCGTGGAACATCGGGTGCTGATGGGCAATTCGCTACCTGTCGCCGACCTCGACGCGGTCACGTCGCTGGCGAACGCGGATGACGCAGGCGTCGGCGTCGACCGGGTCTACCTGCCCCGCGGTCGCGCGGCCTACGTGCGGGCGACCGGTGTGACCGGTGCCGGCGCGGACGCCGGGACGTTGTACTACGTCGACGGCTCCGGGGTGGTGTTCGGCCTGCACGACGACGACGCCGCCAACCGCCTCGGACTGTCCGGTGCCCCGGTGCCGGCGCCGTGGCCCGTGCTCGCCAGCCTGCCGCGCGGACCGGGGCTCAGCGTCGCGGCCGCTTCAATCGTGCGCGACAGCCTGGGACCGCCGTCGTAA
- a CDS encoding DUF3237 domain-containing protein, which translates to MGLELKHEFSMWASLKPPIDFGAGPLGQRIFAEVIEGEATGDRFNAQAVGGGGDWLLIAPDGYGRIDVRLQFATDDGAHVYMQYLGLLEMNETVAQALASGRATAFEDQYFRTTPRVETGDPRYTWMAHSVFVARGKLREGFGVEYEVFRAV; encoded by the coding sequence ATGGGTCTTGAGCTCAAACACGAATTCTCGATGTGGGCGTCGCTCAAACCGCCGATCGACTTCGGCGCCGGACCGCTGGGCCAGCGGATCTTCGCCGAAGTGATCGAGGGCGAGGCGACCGGCGACCGGTTCAACGCCCAGGCCGTCGGCGGCGGTGGGGACTGGCTGTTGATCGCGCCAGATGGCTACGGGCGCATCGACGTTCGGCTGCAGTTCGCCACCGACGACGGGGCCCACGTCTACATGCAGTATCTCGGGCTTCTCGAGATGAACGAAACCGTCGCACAGGCGCTGGCGTCGGGCAGAGCCACCGCGTTCGAGGATCAGTACTTCAGGACGACGCCGCGGGTCGAGACGGGCGACCCACGCTATACCTGGATGGCCCACAGCGTGTTCGTCGCCCGCGGCAAGCTGCGCGAAGGTTTCGGGGTGGAGTACGAGGTCTTTCGGGCCGTTTAG
- a CDS encoding CGNR zinc finger domain-containing protein, translated as MLFSHDTDLTLRAICVLVNSDRVAGDQLADMAALNRYLDRFGWTGRRDHDDEELRAVRRLRERLGKIWAAAGDEEQVVSQVNALLSDTRAAPWLTRHPEMPEWHLHLASVSDPLWQRMGAEMAMALADLIRTGELRRLKTCAAPDCEAVLVDLSRNRSGKFCDTGNCGNRQHVAAYRQRRAHTGDGVT; from the coding sequence ATGCTTTTCAGTCATGACACCGACCTCACGTTGCGGGCCATCTGTGTGCTGGTCAACAGCGACCGGGTGGCAGGCGACCAGCTCGCCGACATGGCCGCCCTGAACCGCTACCTGGACAGGTTCGGCTGGACGGGTCGCCGCGATCACGACGACGAGGAACTGCGCGCCGTGCGGCGGCTACGGGAGCGGCTCGGGAAGATCTGGGCGGCCGCCGGCGACGAGGAGCAGGTCGTCAGCCAGGTGAACGCGTTGCTGAGCGACACCCGTGCTGCCCCGTGGCTGACGCGTCATCCGGAGATGCCCGAATGGCACCTGCATCTCGCGTCCGTTTCCGATCCGCTGTGGCAGCGGATGGGTGCCGAGATGGCGATGGCCCTTGCCGACCTGATCCGCACCGGTGAGTTGCGCCGGCTCAAGACCTGCGCCGCGCCCGACTGCGAGGCCGTGCTGGTCGACCTCTCGCGCAACCGGTCGGGCAAGTTCTGTGACACCGGCAACTGCGGCAACCGCCAGCACGTGGCGGCCTATCGACAACGCCGCGCACATACCGGCGACGGCGTAACGTGA
- a CDS encoding EamA family transporter, with the protein MAADQLRTRPAGEHFRLGLLLALTSAFAFGCSGPFARSLMDAGWTPTAAVVARLAGGALVMALFATLVRPGWIREAVTHRRAVLAYGVIPIAGAQLFYYNAVAHLSVGVALLLEYTAPILVVAWVWATTRRRPTYLTLAGVALAFAGMMLVLNVFAAAHVSVVGVGWGLAAAVCAACYFVMSANVNEDGDDAVHPVTLAAGGLVVGAVTVTLLGVTGVMPLTFTTNDAVVAGWTTAWLVPVVALGVLATAVAYTLGIFGIALLRPRFASLVGLSEVMFAVLAAWVLVGESITVTQAIGGAIVLCGLALARLGDRSEEVAEATWPDGPVGKMPTAADR; encoded by the coding sequence ATGGCCGCGGATCAGCTGCGCACGCGACCGGCCGGCGAGCACTTCCGCCTCGGCTTGCTTCTCGCGCTGACCTCGGCGTTCGCGTTCGGGTGCTCGGGGCCGTTCGCCAGATCGCTGATGGATGCCGGCTGGACGCCGACGGCCGCGGTGGTCGCCCGGCTGGCCGGCGGGGCGCTGGTCATGGCGCTGTTCGCGACGTTGGTGCGGCCGGGCTGGATCCGGGAGGCGGTGACGCACCGCAGGGCGGTGCTGGCCTACGGCGTGATCCCGATCGCCGGGGCGCAGCTGTTCTACTACAACGCGGTCGCACACCTGTCGGTCGGCGTCGCGCTGCTGCTCGAGTACACCGCGCCCATCCTCGTGGTCGCGTGGGTCTGGGCCACCACCCGGCGCAGACCGACCTATCTGACCTTGGCGGGTGTTGCGCTGGCATTTGCGGGAATGATGTTGGTGCTCAACGTCTTCGCGGCGGCACACGTCAGCGTGGTCGGCGTCGGCTGGGGGCTGGCCGCCGCGGTGTGCGCGGCCTGCTACTTCGTGATGTCCGCCAACGTCAACGAGGACGGCGACGACGCCGTGCATCCCGTCACCTTGGCCGCGGGCGGGCTCGTCGTCGGCGCGGTGACCGTCACGCTGCTCGGCGTAACCGGGGTGATGCCGCTGACCTTCACCACCAACGACGCCGTCGTCGCCGGATGGACGACCGCGTGGCTGGTGCCGGTGGTCGCGCTGGGCGTGCTGGCCACCGCGGTCGCCTACACGCTGGGCATCTTCGGCATCGCGCTGTTGCGGCCGCGGTTCGCCTCCCTGGTCGGGCTCTCCGAGGTGATGTTCGCCGTGCTCGCCGCCTGGGTGCTGGTGGGCGAGTCGATCACCGTCACGCAGGCCATCGGCGGTGCGATCGTCCTGTGCGGGCTGGCGCTGGCCCGCCTCGGCGACCGCTCCGAGGAGGTCGCCGAGGCAACCTGGCCGGACGGCCCGGTCGGAAAGATGCCGACCGCCGCTGACCGTTAG
- a CDS encoding cutinase family protein has translation MCEYVGVTLLRAMRLPAAAAAVVAAFVIGPMPSAVPQPGPPPGQCPDVEVIFARGTDDTPGLGTPGTAFVDALRRQVTGRSVTAYAVDYPASYDFLAAADGATDATNRVTLMAQQCPSTRIVLGGYSQGAAVMDMLAGVPPLGNKIGSMGSAPPLPGSLHRNIAAVVVFGNPAAKFNNPITGSVFAGRAIDLCKDGDPICSRGRNPFAHNDYVSAGLIQQGANFAAGLV, from the coding sequence ATGTGTGAGTATGTCGGCGTGACTTTGCTGCGCGCAATGCGCCTGCCGGCAGCGGCGGCGGCCGTCGTCGCCGCGTTCGTCATCGGCCCGATGCCGTCGGCCGTGCCCCAGCCAGGCCCGCCCCCCGGGCAGTGCCCCGACGTCGAGGTGATCTTCGCCCGCGGCACCGACGACACCCCCGGCCTGGGCACGCCCGGCACGGCGTTCGTCGACGCGCTGCGCCGGCAGGTTACGGGGCGAAGCGTCACCGCCTACGCGGTCGACTATCCCGCCTCCTACGATTTCCTGGCCGCCGCGGACGGAGCGACCGACGCCACCAACCGGGTCACGCTCATGGCGCAGCAGTGCCCGTCGACACGCATCGTGCTCGGCGGCTATTCGCAGGGTGCGGCGGTGATGGACATGCTGGCCGGGGTGCCGCCGCTGGGCAACAAGATCGGATCCATGGGATCGGCGCCTCCGCTGCCCGGCAGCCTGCACCGAAACATCGCCGCGGTCGTGGTGTTCGGCAACCCGGCAGCCAAGTTCAACAACCCGATCACCGGTTCGGTCTTCGCCGGCCGGGCGATCGACCTGTGCAAGGACGGCGATCCGATCTGCTCCCGCGGCCGCAATCCGTTCGCGCACAACGATTATGTGAGCGCCGGACTGATTCAGCAGGGCGCGAACTTCGCCGCGGGCCTGGTCTGA
- a CDS encoding cutinase family protein, with the protein MRRLRRRLVGAAFATLTASALLVPTTASAQPCSDVTVVFARGTGEPPGIGRVGQAFVDALRPQLGNRTLSSYGVNYPASYDFVLAADGAAEASAYVSNIVATCPSTRVVLGGFSQGAAVVDMLAGVPPLGNRLGAVGPMLPPTAVSKVAAVAVFGNPATKFGNPITSSVFGGRAIDLCTDGDPICSPGRNPFAHSNYVSAGMAHQAANFVASLV; encoded by the coding sequence CTGCGTCGTCTTCGCCGACGGCTCGTCGGCGCCGCCTTTGCCACGCTGACCGCGTCGGCCCTCCTCGTCCCGACCACCGCATCGGCGCAGCCGTGCTCGGATGTGACGGTGGTGTTCGCGCGGGGTACCGGTGAACCGCCGGGCATCGGCCGGGTCGGTCAGGCGTTCGTCGACGCGCTCCGCCCCCAGCTCGGTAACCGGACGTTGTCCAGCTACGGGGTGAACTACCCGGCCAGCTACGACTTCGTCCTCGCCGCAGACGGTGCCGCGGAGGCCTCGGCGTATGTCTCGAACATTGTGGCCACCTGCCCGTCGACGCGGGTCGTGCTCGGCGGGTTCTCTCAGGGTGCGGCGGTGGTCGACATGCTGGCCGGGGTGCCGCCGCTCGGGAACCGCCTCGGGGCGGTGGGCCCGATGCTGCCGCCGACGGCGGTGTCCAAGGTCGCCGCGGTCGCCGTGTTCGGCAATCCAGCGACAAAGTTCGGCAACCCGATCACCAGCTCGGTCTTCGGCGGGCGGGCGATCGACCTCTGCACCGACGGCGACCCGATCTGCTCGCCCGGCCGGAATCCGTTCGCTCACAGCAACTACGTCAGCGCCGGGATGGCACACCAGGCGGCGAACTTCGTGGCCAGCCTGGTGTAG
- a CDS encoding cutinase family protein: MKNDLVRRCGRRGLLLVAAVVLAATGLIAPATPAYQWFAPVAAAQSCPQAELIFARGRTEAPGAGVIGNALISAIRSKTDKSINLYSVNYPADYEIDIGANDMSARIQDMSARCPDTRLVLGGYSLGAAVTDVVLAAPIAAFGFKNPLPAGMDRHIAAIALFGNGIAWVGPITNFSPLYGERTIELCHGADPICSPADPKTWEGNWPDHLARAYINGGMVNQAADFIVARI; the protein is encoded by the coding sequence GTGAAAAACGATCTTGTACGTCGTTGCGGGCGTCGGGGGCTGCTGCTTGTGGCGGCAGTGGTGCTCGCGGCGACCGGCCTGATCGCACCGGCAACGCCTGCCTACCAATGGTTTGCGCCCGTGGCTGCCGCGCAGTCCTGCCCGCAGGCCGAGCTGATCTTCGCCCGCGGCCGCACCGAAGCCCCCGGCGCCGGGGTGATCGGCAATGCGCTCATCAGCGCGATCCGCAGCAAGACCGACAAGAGCATCAACCTCTACTCCGTGAACTACCCCGCGGACTATGAGATCGACATCGGCGCCAACGACATGAGCGCGCGCATCCAGGACATGTCGGCCCGCTGCCCCGACACCCGGCTGGTGCTTGGCGGTTATTCGCTGGGCGCCGCGGTAACCGACGTCGTGCTGGCCGCACCCATCGCGGCGTTCGGTTTCAAGAACCCGCTGCCGGCCGGCATGGACCGTCACATCGCCGCCATCGCGCTGTTCGGCAACGGCATCGCCTGGGTGGGGCCGATCACGAACTTCAGCCCGCTCTACGGCGAACGCACCATCGAGCTGTGTCACGGCGCGGACCCGATCTGCAGCCCTGCCGACCCCAAGACATGGGAGGGCAACTGGCCCGACCACCTGGCGCGGGCCTACATCAACGGGGGCATGGTCAATCAAGCCGCGGATTTCATCGTGGCCCGCATCTAG
- the truA gene encoding tRNA pseudouridine(38-40) synthase TruA, giving the protein MTTSPDDFVNMPAIDSGGGHVRLRLDIAYDGTDFAGWAVQAGQRTVAGVLDKALSTVFRTPVQLRAAGRTDAGVHATGQVAHVDVPADALSHAYPRTPRPGDSEFLPLVRRLGRFLPADVRVRHIARAPSGFDARFSALRRHYIYRLSTAPYGVDPQDARYVTAWPRPLDVDAMAAGSRHLLGLHDFAAFCRQREGATTIRDLQRLDWSRDGDRITAHVTADAFCWSMVRSLVGALLAVGEHRHEPDWCAMLLMAERRSSEFTAAPPQGLTLVGVDYPPDDQLEARTRVTRDLRVVD; this is encoded by the coding sequence ATGACGACAAGTCCTGACGACTTCGTGAACATGCCCGCCATCGACTCCGGTGGCGGGCATGTTCGTCTTCGCCTCGATATCGCCTACGACGGAACCGATTTCGCCGGGTGGGCCGTGCAGGCTGGGCAGCGCACCGTGGCGGGCGTCCTCGACAAGGCGTTGTCGACGGTGTTCCGCACTCCGGTGCAGCTGCGAGCGGCGGGACGCACCGACGCCGGTGTGCACGCCACCGGGCAGGTCGCCCACGTCGACGTGCCCGCCGATGCGCTGTCGCACGCCTACCCGCGCACGCCACGTCCGGGTGACAGTGAGTTTCTTCCGCTGGTGCGACGGCTCGGCCGGTTCCTGCCCGCCGACGTGCGTGTTCGCCACATAGCCCGCGCCCCATCAGGTTTCGACGCACGGTTCTCGGCGCTGCGCCGCCATTACATCTACCGGTTGTCGACGGCGCCGTACGGTGTGGACCCGCAGGATGCCCGCTATGTGACGGCGTGGCCGCGCCCGCTGGACGTCGACGCCATGGCTGCGGGATCCCGGCACCTGCTGGGGCTGCACGACTTCGCCGCGTTCTGCCGTCAGCGCGAAGGGGCCACCACGATCCGGGACCTGCAGCGGCTGGACTGGTCGCGCGACGGTGACCGCATCACCGCCCACGTCACCGCTGACGCGTTCTGCTGGTCGATGGTCCGGTCCCTGGTGGGTGCGCTGCTCGCGGTGGGTGAGCATCGCCACGAACCCGATTGGTGCGCAATGCTGTTGATGGCCGAGCGACGCTCCAGCGAGTTCACGGCGGCACCGCCGCAGGGCCTGACCCTCGTCGGCGTGGACTATCCGCCCGACGACCAACTCGAGGCACGGACCAGGGTGACCCGGGATCTGCGGGTCGTCGACTAG
- the rplQ gene encoding 50S ribosomal protein L17, whose product MPKPTKGPRLGGSSSHQKALLANLATSLFEHGRIKTTEPKARALRPYAEKLITHAKKGTLHNRREVMKKIRDKDVVHTLFAEIGPFYADRNGGYTRIIKVEARKGDNAPMAVIELVREKTVTSEAERARRAAASQAKRAEKAEQKVAAASAPQAAVEPEAAEGPTEDQSVEEAKAESTEVAADQAPEAEADKDDDKS is encoded by the coding sequence ATGCCCAAGCCCACCAAGGGTCCTCGCCTCGGCGGGTCGTCCTCACACCAGAAGGCGCTCCTGGCCAACCTGGCCACATCGCTCTTCGAGCACGGCCGGATCAAGACGACCGAGCCCAAGGCGCGGGCGTTGCGGCCCTATGCGGAGAAGCTCATCACCCACGCCAAGAAGGGCACGTTGCACAATCGGCGTGAGGTGATGAAGAAGATCCGCGACAAGGACGTGGTGCACACGCTGTTCGCCGAGATCGGCCCGTTCTACGCCGACCGCAACGGCGGCTACACCCGCATCATCAAGGTCGAGGCACGCAAGGGCGACAACGCGCCCATGGCGGTCATCGAGCTGGTGCGGGAGAAGACGGTGACTTCGGAGGCCGAGCGCGCTAGGCGTGCCGCGGCTTCGCAGGCGAAGCGCGCCGAGAAGGCCGAGCAGAAGGTCGCGGCGGCGTCGGCGCCGCAGGCCGCGGTCGAGCCGGAAGCCGCCGAGGGTCCGACCGAGGACCAGTCGGTCGAGGAGGCCAAGGCGGAGTCGACCGAGGTCGCCGCCGACCAGGCCCCTGAGGCTGAAGCCGACAAGGATGACGACAAGTCCTGA
- a CDS encoding DNA-directed RNA polymerase subunit alpha translates to MLISQRPTLSEEVIAENRSRFVIEPLEPGFGYTLGNSLRRTLLSSIPGAAVTSIRIDGVLHEFTTVGGVKEDVTDIILNLKGLVVSSEEDEPVTMYLRKQGPGEVTAGDIVPPAGVTVHNPDMHIATLNDKGKLEVELVVERGRGYVPAVQNKASGAEIGRIPVDSIYSPVLKVTYKVEATRVEQRTDFDKLILDVETKNSISPRDALASAGKTLVELFGLARELNVEAEGIEIGPSPAEADHIASFALPIDDLDLTVRSYNCLKREGVHTVGELVARTESDLLDIRNFGQKSIDEVKVKLHQLGLSLKDSPATFDPSEVAGYDAATGTWNTDAGYDLDDNQDYAETEQL, encoded by the coding sequence ATGCTGATCTCTCAGCGACCCACACTGTCCGAAGAGGTTATCGCCGAGAACCGCTCGCGGTTCGTCATCGAGCCGTTGGAGCCCGGTTTCGGCTACACCCTTGGCAATTCGCTTCGGCGAACCTTGCTGTCGTCGATCCCCGGCGCGGCAGTCACCAGCATCCGCATCGACGGCGTGCTGCACGAGTTCACCACCGTCGGTGGGGTGAAGGAAGACGTCACCGACATCATCCTCAACCTCAAGGGTCTGGTCGTCTCCTCTGAAGAGGACGAGCCGGTCACCATGTACCTGCGCAAGCAGGGCCCGGGTGAGGTCACCGCGGGCGACATCGTGCCCCCGGCCGGGGTCACCGTGCACAACCCCGACATGCACATCGCCACCCTCAACGACAAGGGCAAGCTCGAGGTCGAGCTCGTCGTCGAGCGCGGTCGCGGCTACGTCCCCGCCGTGCAGAACAAGGCCTCGGGCGCCGAGATCGGCCGCATCCCGGTCGATTCCATCTACAGCCCGGTGCTCAAGGTCACCTACAAGGTGGAGGCCACCCGTGTCGAGCAGCGCACCGACTTCGACAAGCTGATCCTCGACGTCGAGACCAAGAACTCGATCAGCCCGCGTGACGCGCTGGCGTCGGCCGGTAAGACCCTGGTCGAATTGTTCGGTCTGGCACGGGAACTCAACGTCGAGGCCGAGGGCATCGAGATCGGGCCGTCGCCCGCCGAGGCCGATCACATCGCCAGCTTCGCGCTGCCGATCGACGACCTGGACCTTACGGTGCGGTCGTACAACTGCCTCAAGCGCGAGGGCGTGCACACGGTGGGCGAGCTGGTCGCCCGCACGGAGTCCGACCTGCTGGACATCCGCAACTTCGGCCAGAAGTCCATCGACGAGGTGAAGGTCAAGCTGCACCAGCTGGGTCTGTCGCTCAAGGACAGCCCGGCCACGTTTGATCCGTCCGAGGTCGCCGGCTACGACGCCGCCACCGGCACCTGGAACACCGACGCCGGCTACGACCTGGACGACAACCAGGACTACGCCGAAACCGAACAGCTCTAG
- the rpsD gene encoding 30S ribosomal protein S4, which produces MARYTGPATRKSRRLGVDLVGGDQSFEKRPYPPGQHGRSRVKESEYRLQLQEKQKARFTYGVMEKQFRRYYEEAVRRSAVTGEELLRILESRLDNVVYRAGLARTRRQARQLVSHGHFLVNGVKVDIPSYRVSQYDIIDVKDKSLNTLPFQIARETMGERPVPGWLQVVGERPRILVHQLPTREQIDVPLSEQLIVEFYSK; this is translated from the coding sequence ATGGCTCGTTACACCGGACCCGCGACCCGCAAGTCGCGCCGCCTGGGCGTCGACCTGGTCGGCGGGGATCAATCGTTCGAGAAGCGCCCCTACCCGCCCGGCCAGCACGGCCGCTCGCGGGTCAAGGAAAGCGAATACCGCCTGCAGCTGCAGGAGAAGCAGAAGGCGCGTTTCACCTACGGCGTGATGGAAAAGCAGTTCCGCCGCTACTACGAGGAGGCGGTGCGGCGCTCGGCCGTCACCGGCGAGGAGCTGCTGCGCATTCTGGAGAGCCGGCTCGACAACGTCGTCTACCGCGCCGGGCTGGCGCGTACCCGCCGTCAGGCTCGCCAGCTGGTCAGCCACGGCCACTTCCTGGTCAACGGCGTCAAGGTGGACATCCCCAGCTACCGGGTGTCGCAGTACGACATCATCGACGTCAAGGACAAGTCGCTGAACACGCTGCCGTTCCAGATCGCCAGGGAAACCATGGGCGAGCGCCCGGTCCCGGGCTGGCTGCAGGTGGTCGGCGAGCGTCCGCGCATCCTGGTGCACCAGCTGCCCACGCGCGAGCAGATCGACGTGCCGCTCTCCGAGCAGCTCATCGTCGAGTTCTACTCGAAGTAA
- the rpsK gene encoding 30S ribosomal protein S11 produces MPPAKKAAAKGKSTRRREKKNVPHGAAHIKSTFNNTIVTITDPQGNVIAWASSGHVGFKGSRKSTPFAAQLAAENAARKAQEHGVRKVDVFVKGPGSGRETAIRSLQAAGLEVGAIADVTPQPHNGCRPPKRRRV; encoded by the coding sequence ATGCCACCAGCAAAGAAGGCGGCCGCGAAGGGCAAGAGCACCCGTCGCCGGGAGAAGAAGAACGTCCCGCACGGCGCCGCGCACATCAAGAGCACGTTCAACAACACGATCGTGACCATCACCGACCCGCAGGGCAACGTCATCGCCTGGGCGTCGTCGGGCCACGTCGGCTTCAAGGGCTCGCGCAAGTCGACGCCGTTCGCCGCGCAGCTGGCCGCCGAGAACGCCGCCCGCAAGGCGCAGGAGCACGGCGTGCGCAAGGTCGACGTGTTCGTCAAGGGCCCGGGCTCGGGCCGGGAGACCGCCATCCGGTCGTTGCAGGCCGCCGGCCTCGAGGTCGGCGCGATCGCCGATGTCACGCCGCAGCCGCACAACGGCTGCCGTCCGCCGAAGCGGCGCCGGGTCTAG
- the rpsM gene encoding 30S ribosomal protein S13, giving the protein MARLVGVDLPRDKRMEVALTYIYGIGRTRSNEILAATGISKDLRTKDLTDDQLTQLRDYIEGNLKVEGDLRREVQADIRRKIEIGCYQGLRHRRGLPVRGQRTKTNARTRKGPKRTIAGKKKAR; this is encoded by the coding sequence ATGGCACGTCTCGTGGGCGTAGATCTTCCGCGCGATAAGCGCATGGAGGTCGCCCTGACCTACATCTACGGCATCGGCCGTACCCGTTCCAACGAGATTCTCGCGGCGACGGGCATCTCCAAGGACCTACGAACCAAGGATCTGACCGACGATCAGCTGACCCAGCTGCGCGACTACATCGAGGGCAACCTCAAGGTGGAGGGCGATCTGCGCCGCGAGGTGCAGGCCGACATCCGCCGCAAGATCGAGATCGGCTGCTACCAGGGCCTGCGGCACCGCCGCGGCCTGCCGGTGCGCGGCCAGCGGACCAAGACCAACGCGCGCACCCGCAAGGGCCCCAAGCGCACCATCGCCGGCAAGAAGAAGGCCAGGTAA
- the rpmJ gene encoding 50S ribosomal protein L36, producing the protein MKVNPSVKPICDKCRVIRRHGRVMVICSDPRHKQRQG; encoded by the coding sequence GTGAAGGTGAACCCGAGCGTCAAGCCCATCTGCGACAAGTGCAGGGTGATCCGCCGGCATGGGCGGGTCATGGTGATCTGCTCCGATCCGCGTCACAAGCAACGCCAAGGCTGA
- the infA gene encoding translation initiation factor IF-1: MAKKDGAIEVEGRVVEPLPNAMFRIELENGHKVLAHISGKMRQHYIRILPEDRVVVELSPYDLSRGRIVYRYK, from the coding sequence ATGGCAAAGAAAGACGGTGCCATCGAGGTCGAGGGTCGCGTGGTCGAACCTCTGCCCAATGCGATGTTCCGCATTGAGCTGGAGAACGGTCACAAGGTCCTCGCCCACATCAGCGGCAAGATGCGGCAGCACTACATCCGCATCCTGCCCGAGGACCGTGTCGTGGTGGAATTGTCCCCCTACGACCTGTCCCGGGGCCGCATCGTTTACCGGTACAAGTAA